In Lepidochelys kempii isolate rLepKem1 chromosome 8, rLepKem1.hap2, whole genome shotgun sequence, a single genomic region encodes these proteins:
- the CCNI2 gene encoding cyclin-I2 codes for MKCTRSSECQRLPFLLEDALTREARNWKVPVFWNFTLKGTDLSPSHYEKAVLWIAELSSQFQFYSETFALAINILNRFLASVKAQVKYLRCIAVTCLVLAAKTNEEDEVIPSVKKLAVQSGCKCSPAEILRMERIILDKLHWDLYTATPMDFLNIVSTKNFAKV; via the exons ATGAAGTGTACCAGATCTTCTGAGTGTCAGAGACTTCCCTTCCTACTAGAGGATGCCCTAACAAGAGAGGCCAGGAATTGGAAGGTGCCAGTTTTTTGGAATTTCACACTGaag GGGACAGATCTCTCTCCATCACATTATGAGAAAGCAGTTCTCTGGATTGCAGAATTGAGCTCCCAGTTCCAATTTTACTCTGAAACGTTTGCCTTGGCTATCAACATTCTTAACCGGTTTTTGGCATCAGTAAAG GCACAAGTAAAATACCTTCGGTGCATAGCAGTTACCTGCCTCGTCCTTGCAGCAAAAACCAATGAAGAAGATGAG GTAATACCATCAGTGAAGAAGCTTGCAGTGCAGAGTGGTTGTAAATGCTCTCCAGCTGAGATTTTGAGAATGGAAAGAATTATACTAGATAAGCTTCACTGGGATCTTTACACAGCTACACCTATGGATTTCTTAAACATTGTAAGCACTAAGAATTTTGCAAAAGTCTAA